TCAGACGCTTACATTAAGGAAGAAAGTTGCAGCTCCAATGAGCAGACTTTACTTCTGATGAGAGACCGTGGCTGGGACGTGGTGGGGTCTGATGAGCTGCAGGGGGCCGCAGGGACCTCCCCTCAGTTACTGAGTCAATAACCATGGGTGTTGGGACGCTCATCCTTGGATCCAGGGGTGCCCTTTCTTCAAACAAGTTACAAAACTGTGACTCTAACATGCCCCCAAAAGTGTATAAAATGAGAACTGCAGTGTGTTACCGTGTGGCCAGCGTGCTCGTCCTCACCACGCAGAACCCCGAAGGCCACTGCGTCCCTTCCCAGGCACCAGCAGCCCCACCCCAAAGGCAGTCACTTTCTGGTTGTCCTGGTGTGTTTACCACCTACGCGGGCATCCCAAATACGGCAGGTTACTTTGACTTCGCAAACGATTTTGTTCAAAGTGAGCCAACAGCACACACTGCCCCGAATCCCACTTCCtccgccaccgccaccaccgcGCTGATGCTCTCTCTCCACCCAGAACGTCAGCCGGGCTGCGTGGTGTTCTAGGTCACGGCTCGGCCGTCCTGGCTCCGTCACCACTGTCCTCCTCCCGAAGGCGGGGTGGCTGGACGTCCGTGTGGCTCTTGACGTTATTTCCACGTCAGGCAGCGGAGTTGCCAGGTTACGAGAATGTGGGTTTTCTGCTCCGGCAGAGAGGCTGCCAAACGTTTCCCGAGCTGGAAGCCTCCGTTCACACCGATGCCAGCAGCCCACGCAGTCCTCCTCGCCCTCCTGCGTCACCGACACTGGGTCTTGTCAGTTTTTCGAATTCTGGCCGTCCTGGTGCGTGATAGCGTTGTGTTTGCGTTGTCATGTGCCTTTCCTTGAGAACCAGTAGCACAGAGAGGCTTTGCATACATACAGTGGTCCTGGGGCGAGATCGTCTTTTTAATGTCTTAGCCTCTTCTTACGGAGCTATTATAGCTCACATTGATTGGGAACTCTTTAAATAGTCTACGTATCTAAATATTCTCCTATTCCCAATACGAGAccatggttttttggtttttttgctgtttggttttcgattttgttttggctgcccccctcggcgtatggaagttttcaggtcagggatccaatccgagccacagctgtgacccgagcCAAAGCCGCAGCAGcataagatccttaaccccctgggctggggatcaaacccgcacctctgtggtgacctgagccactgcagtcagatccttaacccaccgcaccacagtggaaactccgagactgtttttttttttttttttagcaggctgtggtaggcagaataaaaTTTCCCCCGCTAGATGCCCTACCCGAATCCCCAGAGTTCGTGTCACTTTCCACGGCGGCGTGATTAAGTCAAGGGTCTCGCGTGGGAGGATCCTGAGGTACCCGGTGTCTGGGCCTAAGCCCGTGAGTGCCTCCCCGTGGAAAGCCTTTCCGGCCACACCCCGAGGGAGCTGTGACCACGGAAGCAGCTCAGAGAGAGCCGCTATCGCTGCCTTTGCTGTTGGAGGAAGAGGCCATGAACCAAGCAGTGCCAGGGGCCTCCGGAGGCCGGAAAAGGCGAAGGAAGAGATTCTCCGTGAGGCTCCCcggaaggaaccagccctgcggCAACTGGCCTCTAGACCAGTCGCTCCACATTGACCTCTAACCCGCAGGACTCTGTATTAACACCGGGCTGTGTTTCCCAGCCCCTGCACTGTGGGCAGTGAGCTGAGGCAGCAGAAGACAATTAATAGCCTACGTGTCACGGAGGCTTCCTCTCCCTCTGACTTTCTTCTTATATCCCGCGGTGTCCTTTGATACACAGaagatctagattttttttttctcatctttttagggccgcacccacagcctatggaagttcccaggctaggggttgaaacggagctgcagctgccggcccacaccacagccacagcaatgcggggtccgagccccatctgtgacctccaccacagctcccagcaatgctggatccttcacccacggagcgaggccaggggtggaatccgtGTCTTCGTGGATGCTCGTCGGGttggttatcactgagccacgacgggaactcccaagatcctgattttttttcagatcttgATTTTAATGATATTGGATTGATGGGTCTTTTCCATTTGGCTGGTGCTCCTGAAATCCTAGTTAAGAAACCCCTCCCTGACCGGAGAGATGGAGATGATTCTCCTTTACTTCCTCCCACCAGGCTCCCCAGTCTTGCGGGTTTAGGTCTGTAATTGCCCTGGAGCAGAGGCTTGTGCCGTGCGAGGCTTTGTGGGTGACAGTCGGCAGCCGCGCCCTGGGCAGAGGCAGCCCTCCCCTGGGGACCAGGGTGTGGCATTTCAGCTGCTCCCCAGGGAAGCTGGCCCAGAGCACTCACTGCATGGACAGGAAGCAGAACGCTCCCTGTTTAACGCCCCCGCTtgccttttttctgtctttttagggccacacccacggcacatggaggttcccaggctagggtcaaatccaagctgcaactggcggcctacaccgcagctcacagccacgacagattgatccttaacccactgagcaaggccacggatcgaacctgtgtcctcatggatcttggtcaggctcattaccactgagccacaacgggaacccctctcCCACTTTTCACGAGAGTTCTCTAGGTGCAAAGCATCCTGCTTAAACATGTGCAAAGGTGCTGAGACTAACTGAGGATGGGGCAGGCgagctgggggagctggggaCCGCCGTGCCCATAATGGCGGGAGCTTAGGTCTGGGGGCTGATGATGGTGGAACGTGCCCTCCGGGGATGTCAGTGATGCCACCTGCTAAAGGGACGCCCTAACGCTCCCTAACACAGCCAGGTAGATGCTCCTGCTGAGAACTGGCTACAGATGCTGAAAACAGCTGGTGCTCCAGGACGCAGACTGGGAGGAAAGAGCAGGAAGCAAACACTTTTGAAACGTGATTCTTCCTCTGTGAGGCCGTGGGGCACATGCGTTCAGACACTGATGGGAGAGAAGGGTCTGGGCAAGGTAGGTTTATGGAGCAGGAGTGAGGGGGTGGCAGGGATGACGAGATGCTGGCAGGACGGAGCGAAGCTTCTGGAGGCTGCAGGCCGGTGGACGGGGAGGAGCCGGGCCGGGCCCCCCCTACGTGAGACGCACTTTCATCTCCGACACCTGGTAGCTGTAGTTGTACCCTCTCCCCGACCTCCAGTTGATGCCGTTGGCATAGCTGGTGTGCAGTCCCCGGAGGTAGCGGCCGTTCAGGTTGGAGGAGTGGCAGGCGTTGTACCACCAGGCGCCGTGGTACTGCTCCGCGCAGTTTCCCGAATGGTTGTCGTTGTCCTGGTCTTTGGTGGAGAAGAACTGGTCTCTGTGGGACGACAGGGAGTCACCTGCTCGGGAGAGAGTGTGGGTGCCGCTGGTACCATAGGGACCCTGCCGTCCAGAGGCCCCGCCACCTGCCTCTGCCCGGTGCCACCTCCCTCCGGGGACACGTCAGCAGGGCCCCAGGGAGCCGAGAGCTGAGCCCTTGGGGCAGGGGAGGCTCCTGGTCCAGGCGCTCCACCCAGGGCACGGGACCGCCTTCTGCAGCCACTCCTGTGTCCTCCTTGCTCCCCCAAGGCCACCAGGACCAGCTCTGTTCTCTTCTGGCCCCTCCTTGCCCCCCATCCTGCACCTCTTTTCTGGGCCTTGTCCTCACCGTCTGGGGCCCCCGCTCCCCCGAGCAGGTGTGTGTCAAGGGAACATGAACTTGAAGGCTCCCATGAGCAAggcccaccccgccccacccccacccggtgGGCCTTGACCTGAGCAGCTCAGGGTCAGCACAACCGGACAGGCTCCAGGCTCCTTCCCTGAGCAAGTGCACACAGGGGGTTCCCTGAGGATGTGCTGGGGGAAATGCCTTCCCGCATAGCCTCTGACCGGGGGGTCTTTGGGGCAAAGACCATCCCATGGGGCTCCTGCTCCACTGGACCCAGTTTGGGAACAGGGTTCTAAGGCTTTGTATGAATGGTCTGTCCTTTTCCAGGGGTCGGCAAGGACAGGGGCCAGTCAGAGACCCCTCACAGCTCTGCACATAAAGTCTAGGATCTGCAACTTCTTGTGTCACCAGTCCCCAGGCTACACAGAGACTCCGGCAAATTAGCGTCTGCATTTACAGATGGAGaaggcagagcccagagaggggagcCCCCGGCCCAGGGTCACTCATGGCAGACAGAGCCAGGACCCAGGCCACGGTGCCCGCCGCAGACGCCCACCTGCATTGCCCTCCATGAAGCCTCCCAGGACCAGCTTGTACTTCTCTGCCTCGCCTGCCACCTGGAAGGACCTGTACTTGGCAAACTGGTGGTTGCCCTCAAAGTCCACGAGGTCCACCCGGAGCTCACTGGTTCCTGCAGGGGCAGAGGTTCGGGTCTCAGCAGAAGGGCCTCTCCCTCCAGGCGTGGGAGGTGGGAACTGGGGGCCATTCTCAAGGGGTGTCTGAACGTGGCAGCCCTGGAAGGTTCAGCCAGGAGTGGGTGAGAGCCTGGGACAAGTCCCTCTCTCCAAATAGCTCCCCTGCTGTCCCCTCGGCCACGCCTAACGCGATGTTGGTGTCCCTTGGCTGGAATGAAGCCTCTCTCCCCTGGGAAACTGTAAATTCTGCAAGTGGCTGTTGGTCCCCTCGCCACCAGGGTGCTAAGTGACTGTGCCTAGAGTTTCCTTGGCACGACTTTCCAGGCACGAGAGGTCACCTTCAAGGTCACGGAAGATGTCCAAAAGGATGTACAGCCTCTCGGGTTTCCTCAGGACCAGCCGTGAAGCCGGGGTTATGAACAGAGAAGCGGGGGTGGCTTCGGGGGACCCCCGCGTGCCCtgactgagagaggccggggaggGGCTCGGGGGGCCTGAGACCCCAGCCTCAAGGAAGGACCGACAGCTGGAAGTGGGAGAAGGGCCCCTCAGGCCAGACGCCTCCCCACTTCCTCATCTCAGCTTAAGATACACTTGGCCCTGAGACCAGAGAGGTCGACACCCTAACAATGCAGCTTCTGATTCTAACACCCAGCGAGACGAAGAGAAAACCTGTCCCAGGCCGGCCCCGTGACAAGGCTTCCTGCGGCCAGGGGGGGCCACCCGTGGGGCGAGGGGGTCGGGATCGCCGGCTCCAGCCGGTCCAGGGCTGAGGTCCGGGGCCCGCGGAGGTCGGagcgcccccccccgcccaaggCCCTACCCTGGGCCGTCAGGGCGTGGATGTGGTCGTTCCCCAGCCAGAACTCTCCCAGCTGACTGCCGAAGCCCCGCTTGTACGCGGCCCAGTCCCGGTAGAAGTCCACCGACCCGTCGCTCCTGCGCTGGAAAACCTGTGCGGGTGGGAGAGGGCGGGAGACGGGGGCCTGGCGCCGTCCCCAGCACGGGGACCTCGGCCACGCGGGCCCTCCCACCCGCGCAGGACCCGGCCGCTGTGACTCCCAGGAGCACACAGCCCACCGCTGCCCGAGCCCCCAGGGCCGTCTCGGGGACGCCGCACTCACGGTCCACCCCCCGCCATCCGTGTCCATGTCACACAGCACCGTCAGGGGCTGGCAGTCCGGCAGGTAGATGGTGTGCCAGCCGCTCAGAAAGTGCCCCCTGGTCAGCAGCTCCTTGCAGGTGCGAGGTCCTGGGAAGGGAAGCGGGGAGGTGGACGCCAGGGCCggagccctgggcaggggcagcaggggtgggggtggggcagggagacgCAGGGAcccctgctgggggaggggaagcctgCAGCCTGGGACAGGGCCGCAGCCCCCAGGCCAGCCAGCTGCGATGGCCCAGCCCGGTCCACCTGGGCTGCCCCCACTTAGCCCCCTGGGCACCTGGCCCTGCAGGGGGCAGGTATAAACTCCTCCAGAATTGCCATGGAATGTGCTAGAGTCATCCAGGCAGCAGCTGCCGGTCGCTTGACTCTTTGGGGAGTAACATGGGTGCAGCATGTTTTGTCTTTGGATCCTGGAAGGTGAGTCTGTGCAGCTGGCCTTCTGGTCGACCTCTCCCCAGCAGGGGCGGGTCCAGGCTGAGGTCTGGAAGTGGGTGTGTGGGCagtcacctgtggcacatgactGGAGCTGCCCAGGCTCTCCTgttgtggggagaggggacatGCACGTCACACGTCTGGAAACAGCCTGTCCCCTTCAGCCCCACCTGCTCTGCGAACACAGAATGGGGACCACTGTCCAGGCTCTTTCCAGGACAAACACCCTCCGGCCCCACGAAgcagttcacagatgcagcttcacTGGGCGTTGcttgacacccccccacccccccacccccgtgcctggcctggcctgcctgGGACGAGTGGTCAACACTGGGGCTCGGGGCCCTGGCCGGGACGCCGCCGTGGCCGCCTCGCCTGGGCTGCACGGCTCGGGGGGCAGAGGATTGACCCTTCGGGTCCACCGCTTTCCACGGCCGGGGTCCCCAGCAGAGTCTCAGTCGTGGAAAGCCCGAGGGGCGCTCGGAGGGAGCTCTGGGCCTCGGCCTTGTACTTCGTATGTGTGACCAGGGCATCTGATGTGTCTGAGAGTTTCgtgagttttgccttttcttggttttgcagtttttaaataagtgagcagaaaacagaaaaagacacaagGTAAACGCCCACCGTGGTGCCATCATGGGTCTTACGGatcagctgtgtctgcagctgGCCGCTGCGGGGCTCTGAGCCCCCCGAGCCCGACCGTGAACAAACCAAGCCCGGCTCAGAGGCCCCTCCGCCCCCACCCATCATTCGGATGAACTGGGTCGGAGACAGGGTCGGAGACCCTCCCCCGGGGTCATGCTGGGTGTGACCGAGGCTCTGGGGCCCCAGCCCCCTGCGAAGTCTATGGGTGTCCCCAAGGTGCTGCAGGGGCTCACCTTTCTCTCCACGTGCGCCCTTCTCCCCTCGGTCTCCTGGGGAGAGACGGGGGATGCAGAAGAAGACTGGTCAGCGGGCACCGACCCTCCCCCTGGAAAGGTGCTTGGCTCCCAGGGAGGTCGGGGCGGGCGGATGAGGCCGAGGACTCTGGGCACCGCACAGGCGTGCTCCGTGGCTTACATGGCTTTCAGGGGGCTGGGCCCCGGGGGGTGCTCAGAGGCCTGGGGTTTGCCCTGGGTCAGGAGGGGCTGCCTTGGGGGCGGGACCCTGTTCGCGCACTTTCCTGAGACTCTGGACGTGGGAACCGTGATGGGAGCCCCTGTGGttctgcctcccccagcccaaCTCCTCCCTCGCTCCATCTCTGTCTCGCTTCTCTGTAGACAGACCCCCCCCCGCATCCACTTAGGGGTCCAAGCTCTCGTCTCCTTGGTTACCTTTGGGCCCGGCCGGCCCTGCCTTCCCGACGATGCCGGGGGAGCCTTGCTCTCCTGGAAATTCCAAAGACACATCCGTGAGGAAGAGGCCCACAGAACCCTTCTGCTCGAGCATCTCCAGGCTGAGGAATAAAGTCCTGCCTCCCCCACTCCGGCCCAGCTCGGGCCCCCTCAGGACCGCTGTTCCATGACTCAGCCGGGGTGGCTGCAGAGAGGGGTCACTGGGGTGCAGGCCCGCCAGCACCCCGAGCTCTGGCCCCAGGGACCCCCGGTGCCCCAGCTCCCGTCCACCACTGTGTGGCAGGGCCAGGTCCACACGCCCCCAGAGAGCTTTACCACCTAGCTGGGGGCCTGGGACGAGGAACGCGTCCTCGGAGTCCCTGTCACACAGGTCCAGCAGGACACGTGGGTTCTGGGAGGGCGGAGGGGCTGGGCGCTGGGCTCAGCCTCAGATGCAGCGCCAGTTGGCAGGAGGCTGCCTCCCACTGCGGAGGCCTGGACTCCACGTCCAGCAAGGAGGGGCAGGAGCTGTGAGGCCTCCCTGGAAGTCAGCGGGGCCAGGATGTCCCTgggccccttcccctcctcctgagAGGACTGAGAAGGTCAGGAGAGGCAGCCCTGGATTCAGCCGGGTCTCAGGACATGGCCAGCAGGCTCACCTCCCTGCAGGTGGTGGGTGGGCTGGGGCGGAGGGGCGGAGCCTGggcagcagctggggtggggggtgcagacTGACCCgggctctctcttcctcctctctgccccctcctgAGCAGAGATCCCACCTGGCGCCCCTCGTGCTGAGCGCATGCAGCCCTTCCACCTCTAGGACCTGAACTGGCCACCTCTTAGGATGCTCACGCTCTCTCCAGAGCCCTGCCCCCACCGGGCGCCCTTGGAGGCATCTGTTCACACCCAGGCTGGGGGGGTGCAGCCCTCAAGTCTGCCTTCTGCACCAGACTGGGGCCCAGGCCCTCACGGGGGTCCTCACACCAGATGgaagcccagccccaccctccctggACGTGGCTCACCACCCTGAGCCCCGGTTTCCTCTGATGGCCACATAAAGCCAGTGCCCAATCCGGACCAGGAAGCAGAGTCTATGAAAATATGCCCAGATGTGAGCTGAGAGAAGAGTTGAAACCAGCCCCTCCTCGGGGAGTGGCAATCCCGGGGGGCCTCTCGGGGGTCACCTCTGATGCcgcctctgagcagggccagggccaagCTCCCAACTTGAGACCCACAGCGGCACTGCCCACCGGGGATCTGTTTTGAGAAGATCGAGGGCTCAGGGTCCCCCACCCCCGTCTGTCCCCGGCACCTACCCTTCGGTCCATTGGCGCCTGCCTCTCCCTTGGGCCCTGCGGCTCCAGGCAGCCCCGGGCAGCCTCGGAGGATGGAGAGCTTGTCCGAGCCCTCCAGACCCACCACCTTGACCTCTGCAGGGAAACAGGGTGCTGGTGGGGTGCTCGTCCTGGACCCGAGAGTCCCGCAGAGCCGGCAGTCCACCCCATTCAGGGGGACCTGCCCTGCGGTGACTTTGGTCAGGGCCCTTGGCTGTGGCCAGCATCACCCGTTTCTGAGGAGGGTCAGCATGGCAGTGCCTTTTCCCACGTCTGGTGGGCACTGgtcaggtggggaggggaggcagagcccTGGCCTTGGAGTCCATCTGGCCAGAGCAGCCCCCTCCTCAgtgctgtgtgtctttgggcaagtcactcagcctctctgagctctGCCCGTTGGGCGCCCAAGTGGGCACAGGAATAGGGCTGTGGGAAAGATTAGATTAGATAGTGCAAATTTTAACAGTTTTAAGTATAATTCATTTCAAGAGTTTCACAAACAGTATGTAATTTCaattaataatgacaataaatatttataagatgGGGAATTGGGGTCCACATAATATTTTCCCCCCCAGACCTTGGGCACATGACTACAGAGTTTCTGAGTTGGAAGGGCTCCGTGACTGTTCCCCAGAGAGGGGACACGTTTGATCCTAGGACTTAGAGGAAGCTCCAGGAGAACCGGGGACCTGAGGTCTGTTTCCTTCTCAGTAAGGATAATTAATTTTGCTGATTTAAGAACTAAAATTCCTCCCAAGAGACAAGGTAGAGGACATGGGCGTTGGCCCTGCTCTCACTGCACACCCAGCGGCCGCTGTCCGGGTGtctgcctcctttccttccaACCCGTCGCCGGGGCAGCCAATCACAGTCGGGGGTCGGGGGGGCATCCACCTGCCTGGGGTCAGGAGGGAGACACGACACCATGGGCCCCAAAGCTGCCCAGACTCTCTGAAGTAAGGGCCAGACACCTGCACTAACAAACCCCCAAGTGGGAGCCTTTGGCATCGAGAGTCTTTCCAGAAAGCTCAGGAGTAGACAGAGGACGTGAGCTGTCCTCCTTGGCGCAGGGTCGAGACCGCGCTGGGAAGCTTGTGGGGCAAATCATAGGCCTGAGGGTCAGACAGACCCGGGATTAGAGGTCTGCCCTCCCTCTCTGACTTGCATGACCTGGGGCCTGTCTTCTCCTTGCCAGAGGGTGAAGTTCAGCTGCTGCATCTTCAGAAGAGATGCATGCAGAGGGTTTAGCCCGGGACACTATATCTGTCCACACTTGCTGACTTGCAGGGACGGGAAGGTCAGGTCTGTCTCACCTGGACAGGTGTCGGCAGCCTGGGCAGCCAGGGTCTGGAAGCTCAGGAACAGGAGGAGCTGGCCAGTGGGCCCCAGGGCCGCTGCAACTCTGCTCAGCTCCATGTCCTCAGTCTTTGATCTCTCTCGCTCGTGTGGGCAGGAGAAGCCAGTGCAGCCTGAGCCTGGGTTTCTCAACTCCCCTGGGGAGGCCCACTTCCTCCAGCCTTTGGTCACCCCAACAGCAGGTCCCAGATGATGGCAGAGGGCATTTCCTTCCATCTGGGCCCCACCAGGCCGCCCGCTGAATCAGGCTCACTTCCCCCTGCCTGACACCCTGGTCCCCGTCCCGAGAACTCCCAGCTCTGTTGGGAAGGATCCACCTTGTTTGTGGCTTAGGAAAGCCCAGTCCCCAAATCCATCTTACTACTCAGCTCCACCCAAACATCAAGCTGAGGCCTCAACTGGAATGGAAGCGAGGCTTGGCTGGAAACAGCGCTCTCCACCATCTGACTTCCAGAACATTCTAATGATGGAGGCAGTCACCGGGCgcttggagggaggaggaaagaaaaaattctgagcacttactctgtgccaaatACCACTGACATCTGCCAGGAAGACACTGTTATTTGAATtttgcaggtggggaaactgagtctcacAGCGAGTAACAGCTAGACAGCATCTTGGGTCTGGCTAATGTCTGAGGACCCCTGGTCTGTCCATTGCATCCGTGGGAGAGCACCTGTGAGAGAGCTAAGTCTTTCCCCCCAAATCCCGGAAGGCAGACCGCACATCTGGTACAACAAGCACCCTCGGTTGGGACACTGGCAGGCGTGGTGTGAAGGGCTTCTGCAGATGAGCAGAAATGGTCACAAAGGAGCAGAGGAAGGTGACAAGGGGAGGGAGCTGAGGGTGACAGTCCTTTGTGGTTTGCTGCCTCTCTGGGCCAGTGTGTGTGGGCTGGCCTCCGAACCACACTCTCTGCCAGACCAAAGATTGGCAAAAGGGGGACACAGGACCTTAGGTCCAGCTCTGctggcactgcagtgacactAGACCCTGCAGATTTTTATGCAGTGGCTCCAGCCCACTGAGGCAGGGTGACCAAGCAGCAAGCATGGTCTCAGGCACCATTCAGCCTCCCCAGCTACTGGAGGGGGCATCCTGTCCACACAGCACAGGTCTGGACTTTGTCTTTGGAGAGAAGGCCGTTCAGGAGTGTTCATCTGGCCTTCGCAGGACAGGGCAAGAGGCAGCAAGTCCTCATTCCTCACCCCTGTCTGCCAGCgatgcccccctgcccccacccccataccAGGAGGCTTCTTCTTCTTTGCATTGCCAGTGGAGTTGTTGCAGGTGAGCTGTCAGCAATACAGCTCCGTATCGACCAGTTATCACTTTAAGGTTCCTAAGAGGACGTGGCCCTAAGGATACAAAAGAATGCAAGTCTCAGTAAAGTTCCAGCATCTAAAAGTGGGATCAATAAAAGTCATTTGACTTCTGGCAATGGCACATTAGGTATTTGGGGCTGTCTGTTCTCATAAGAGCAAATAGACAAGACATTAAACAGGAGATTTGCTACCTGTTACTTAACTATTTCatgttaaccccaacctcctaattaatccctccccccagcaaggacctgctatacagcacagggaaatctactcagtactgtgtagtgacctatatgggaaaagaatctgaaaagggatggatacatgtatgtgtataactgattcatgttgctgtacatctgaaactaaaaaATGTGCCCAGTCAATTAcactccaatacattttttaattaaaaaattttaaaaataaagtaaaaataaaaacaaacaaaaaagggtgtGCTTGAAGGCATAGCCAAGTTAACTGAGTAGGAAAGGGCCAACTTGCTATACTCTTAGAGCAGCAGAAGTCTGGAGAGAGGAACAAAAGACAGCTGAGAAGCTGGTCTGTTACCTTGACAGTTTTGCAGGGCTAAAGGTCAAAGTTGGGGTCTAAGGTCTGTCAAGGGATTGGATTTGGGGTTGGGATCCAGAAGGGTTTCTCCCTAGGAATAAGGATGACTCATCGAGAGCCAGCCCTAAATGGATTGCAAACCGGTTTTGAGACATCTATGTGTCCTGGGAAAAATTCTCAACTCCCCAAATTCTATTAAGGTCTCTCTAGGTCACTGGTGCCCACTGCTCCTGGTGGAAACCAACACAAATCTTCTCTGAAGGAGAATAGCATCCCCCCAGGAACTAAATCATTCCTGCAAATTTCAAATTTGCAGAATTAAATTCACTGTTGAATTCAATGtttcaaattaaatattagaaCACAGTGAAAGATGATGAGGTTCACGAGGataaaagacaacacacacaagaacaaacagaaacaacagaCTTTAGAAACAGGTCCCCAGAAGCTGCAGATACTGAAATGGCAAGATATTTAATggggaagacagaaaaatattctctGAGACTGAAAACAAAGGGCTGCCCAGAAACCACTCCTTCTGGTCAACATGGTGTTGGATGTCACTCCTGGCGCAGCAAGCCAGAAAAAGACATGAAATGTAAAAGACTTGGAAAGGCAGGCACAAGGctgttattttcaaaaaatatggtCTGTATAGAAAATTCAAGAGAATGTAAAATTAAGTTTTTACAATGAATAAACTTAGCAAAAATCAATCATGTTTCTAAAATTTAGCCACAAAgaattacaaaacaaaattttaaacatttttgataaTGACACCAAGATCAAATAACTGTGAATAGTCTCAGCCAAATATATGCTAGTCCTCCAAAGAGAAAACTGTCCAATATGagtgaaatacatttaaaaaaatcagaaccaaTGGAAGAGTATTCTATGTTCACAAATTAGAATACacaatattgggagttcccatcatggctcagtggttaatgacccataaggatttgggtttgatccctggcctcgctcagtgggttaaggattcagcattgctgtgagctgtggtgtaggtcgctgactcagttcagatcccgagttgctgtggctgggttgtagaccggctgctacagctctcattggatccctagcctggaaacttccataagctgtgggtgtggccctaaaaaaaaaaggccaaaaaaagtatacacacaaATTCAGGAtcttgctgcaccacagaggtGGCTCTACGGAgcaatggggaaagaataaacTTTCAATAAATGCTATGAGCTTCTTGAAGACAAGAATTGAAACACGATCTTTGCTATGAAAAAAAGAGCAGTGTTGGAAATACTGAGGTTTTAGAAATATGAGGTTTTAGAAAAAATATGAGGTTTTAGACCACATATCATACGGTATCAAATAACTCTGGGGATGTCTTATGCAGGAATGAAAAGCACTAAACCTAATGGAAAAGCCTGAACACTGACCTTGAAATTAAGAAGTTCTGTTCTCACAGGGTACCCCAGAGATAGTGAAAACACACACCAGGGGGAGGGCAAGGGGTACTGGCAGAATTGTCACAGAAGTGACAAAGTGTTGTATTCAGGATAAATAAAGAGTTGCTGTAAATCACTAACCCTGCAGAAAGTGGGAAGGTGACTTGTTACagacacttccaaagacatttatttatttattgtaaaatgtatttt
The nucleotide sequence above comes from Phacochoerus africanus isolate WHEZ1 chromosome 2, ROS_Pafr_v1, whole genome shotgun sequence. Encoded proteins:
- the LOC125120515 gene encoding ficolin-1; the encoded protein is MELSRVAAALGPTGQLLLFLSFQTLAAQAADTCPEVKVVGLEGSDKLSILRGCPGLPGAAGPKGEAGANGPKGEQGSPGIVGKAGPAGPKGDRGEKGARGEKGEPGQLQSCATGPRTCKELLTRGHFLSGWHTIYLPDCQPLTVLCDMDTDGGGWTVFQRRSDGSVDFYRDWAAYKRGFGSQLGEFWLGNDHIHALTAQGTSELRVDLVDFEGNHQFAKYRSFQVAGEAEKYKLVLGGFMEGNAGDSLSSHRDQFFSTKDQDNDNHSGNCAEQYHGAWWYNACHSSNLNGRYLRGLHTSYANGINWRSGRGYNYSYQVSEMKVRLT